TTTGCTTTGGTATGTATAGCATAAGAAGCGGTATTCGTCCAATtaagtaagaaatataaaagaagtgGAAATTGCAGAATCAGTTGGCTGCTTTGCGGATCCACCGCCCCGTTTGACGTTGAAAAGACCGCCGGAGCATCCTAGCATAATTCAAACGAGATTTTTATTGTACACTCGCTCCAGACGAGAATCCCCTAAAAGCCTTCAATATGGTGATGATTTGAAATCCATTCTTCAATCAGAATTTGATTTGACGAAATCTCTGAAGGTTGTAATACACGGCTATAAAGGAAGCGGTAGCGATATTGGTGCGGTTCTTTTGGTGCAAGCTCTTCTGGACTTGGTAATTAACAAGAAACGAATGtttatcgtcgatcgataGAGAATTCGTTTATCAAAACAACTTACGTAGATAAATGGTGGCATATCCATTAGGAAGACACGAACATCTTAGTGCTTGATTGGACAAGAGGAGCAGCAACGACCTACTCGGCAGCAGTGGCGAACACGGAACTCGTAGGACGGCAATTAGGTCTAGTCCTTTTAGACGCTGTTAATTTGGGTACTCTTGCTGAAAACATTCACGTGATTGGCTTTAGTCTCGGAGCTCATGTGGCTGGCTGTGCCTCAGAGATCCTCAAGAAGAAAAGTATTCTTCTAGGTCGTATAACAGGCCTAGATCCTGCGTCACCCTTTTTCAGAAATCATTTGGTTAGAGAGAAGTCCAGGAAATTAGATGCTACCGATGCTCGGTTAGTAGATGTGATTCATACGGATGGATCCCAGGACTTTGCAGATGGATTTGGTCTTTTAAAGCCACTTGGTCACATCGATTTCTTTCCGAACGGCGGTAGAGAGCAGCCAGGTTGCAAGGATGTGAAGAATTCTGTTGTTGTTAGCCATTTGAAAGGTACGTGATTAGATATTTGTTGACCGACGCGATCCaagttatttgaaattcttggaattgtaaaaataataatgtttcagAGGATATGTTAACGAAAGAGATCGCTTGTAGTCATTTAAGAGCTTGGACATATTTTTTGGAAAGCATACGTACAACGAATGAATCTTGTAAATTTATTGCTTGGCCTTGTCCCCAAGGAACGATCTCGTATACGAATGGAATGTGTTTTCCTATGGAATCTACGCTATGGTCCCAAGAAATGGGCTACCGAGCTAATCGCGGTCCTTTAGGAATTTATTACTTACCCACGAGAGATCAAGAACCATTTTGTGGTAAAGTCAACTCGTATGTAAAACATTTACAactcattttttatttgtttattcttaTTAGGCCAGCCTTTGAGAGCATCGGTGACAATTTCAGAAACGGTGACAAAGACATCGGGAATGTTATTCTTAAAGATTGTGGAACGTGATTcaacaataaatttcaagtttcgaTGCACGTAAGATATACTTTAATAACGCTAATACGCGATCTTgattcgtaaaaaatttatcattactGTTGCGATGcacttggaaatttcattccatatatgtatctataaatAACTTTGACGAAATATTATGTGTTCAAGGATACCTActc
This is a stretch of genomic DNA from Bombus pyrosoma isolate SC7728 linkage group LG16, ASM1482585v1, whole genome shotgun sequence. It encodes these proteins:
- the LOC122576389 gene encoding pancreatic triacylglycerol lipase-like isoform X2, producing MQLALVIRFVFLMFLVLWIVEVNHAGFPGRSRAMVRRIRVGLEHLKAKICFESVGCFADPPPRLTLKRPPEHPSIIQTRFLLYTRSRRESPKSLQYGDDLKSILQSEFDLTKSLKVVIHGYKGSGSDIGAVLLVQALLDLEDTNILVLDWTRGAATTYSAAVANTELVGRQLGLVLLDAVNLGTLAENIHVIGFSLGAHVAGCASEILKKKSILLGRITGLDPASPFFRNHLVREKSRKLDATDARLVDVIHTDGSQDFADGFGLLKPLGHIDFFPNGGREQPGCKDVKNSVVVSHLKEDMLTKEIACSHLRAWTYFLESIRTTNESCKFIAWPCPQGTISYTNGMCFPMESTLWSQEMGYRANRGPLGIYYLPTRDQEPFCGQPLRASVTISETVTKTSGMLFLKIVERDSTINFKFRCTIPTRRNKSTTFYDIGAAEFQFLSKNRSTIEARIWYEKDKNEKNEDATIISNSDMLLIDTLTLEDRKGNKWKYCTRNTALNFEENLIILRQEQCAFL
- the LOC122576389 gene encoding pancreatic triacylglycerol lipase-like isoform X1 gives rise to the protein MQLALVIRFVFLMFLVLWIVEVNHAAGFPGRSRAMVRRIRVGLEHLKAKICFESVGCFADPPPRLTLKRPPEHPSIIQTRFLLYTRSRRESPKSLQYGDDLKSILQSEFDLTKSLKVVIHGYKGSGSDIGAVLLVQALLDLEDTNILVLDWTRGAATTYSAAVANTELVGRQLGLVLLDAVNLGTLAENIHVIGFSLGAHVAGCASEILKKKSILLGRITGLDPASPFFRNHLVREKSRKLDATDARLVDVIHTDGSQDFADGFGLLKPLGHIDFFPNGGREQPGCKDVKNSVVVSHLKEDMLTKEIACSHLRAWTYFLESIRTTNESCKFIAWPCPQGTISYTNGMCFPMESTLWSQEMGYRANRGPLGIYYLPTRDQEPFCGQPLRASVTISETVTKTSGMLFLKIVERDSTINFKFRCTIPTRRNKSTTFYDIGAAEFQFLSKNRSTIEARIWYEKDKNEKNEDATIISNSDMLLIDTLTLEDRKGNKWKYCTRNTALNFEENLIILRQEQCAFL